The Dokdonella koreensis DS-123 genome has a segment encoding these proteins:
- a CDS encoding serine/threonine-protein kinase: protein MIEIPGYRLLRQLGRGGMATVYLAIQESVDREVALKVMSPALLIDPNFGERFLREAKIAARLHHRHVVGVHDVGRAGDYHYIAMEYLAGGPVLLKDGHPRPVSFALRTVREIAGALNYAHEKGFVHRDVKPDNILLRDDDSSVLTDFGIARASDTVTRMTKTGAVVGTPHYMSPEQARGRQIDGRSDLYALGIVLYEMLVGRVPYHADDSLAVGIMHITQPIPTLPEPLTPLQPLVEQLLAKEPEHRFQSGREVAAAISAIEQRAASGEWPQLPDIQPREVRRQARRPETRVSPSSPEGVTFALPGESPERQRSEPSMGRFDDIVAMANGPARASRTATPPPRAPFRRNLVGLAVAGLVLAAAGFGAWNYQDRLRTLLPNTELNDTLARAQHALEAGRLSGSADSARELFEGARSSEPDNDIARNGLRNVGNRLLERARDALGRGDLGVARESISAARELLGGGTAVEDLDRQLGRLESRGTEIEVLFGQAQAALDAGRIVGPEGAVDQYRRILAADADNALAKAGLRKAADALAAAARKALAESDASAAASRIGELGEVLPDYPGLPELQGQLTQAREAAQAEIDRTLAQAQAQLRAGQVAGAGDNAVTLFQSVLARRPTDAAASDGLRKSAQTLVIQAEAAIEDSNSERADRLLAEAERIAPGLPATAGARNRLRELRERLAIDRAQAPLTVAAQERVRTLVSEAGEAAAAGRLLVPPGVSAYDKYRAALAIDRNNAEAQRGLSALSVRARELFAQHLQAGQLLEARDEWEVLRQLAPADPAIAPLQGQLVNAFIDEATARITEGRRTDATRALESVRKLNPADPRVGMLEERLRAVPEGGS, encoded by the coding sequence GTGATCGAGATACCCGGCTACCGCCTGTTGCGCCAGCTCGGCCGAGGGGGCATGGCCACGGTCTATCTGGCGATCCAGGAATCGGTCGACCGCGAGGTCGCGCTCAAGGTGATGTCGCCGGCGCTGCTGATCGACCCCAACTTCGGCGAGCGCTTTCTTCGCGAGGCGAAGATCGCCGCGCGGCTGCATCATCGGCACGTCGTCGGTGTTCACGACGTGGGCCGGGCCGGGGACTACCACTACATCGCGATGGAGTACCTGGCCGGCGGGCCGGTCCTGCTGAAGGACGGCCATCCGCGGCCGGTTTCGTTCGCGCTGCGCACCGTCCGCGAAATCGCCGGCGCCCTGAACTACGCGCACGAGAAGGGCTTCGTCCATCGTGACGTCAAGCCGGACAACATCCTCCTGCGCGACGACGACTCGAGCGTCCTGACCGACTTCGGCATCGCCCGCGCCAGCGACACGGTCACGCGGATGACCAAGACCGGCGCGGTCGTCGGCACGCCGCACTACATGAGCCCCGAGCAGGCGCGTGGCCGGCAGATCGACGGCCGCTCGGACCTCTACGCGCTCGGCATCGTGCTCTACGAGATGCTGGTCGGACGCGTTCCCTACCATGCCGACGATTCGCTGGCGGTCGGCATCATGCACATCACCCAGCCGATCCCGACCCTGCCCGAGCCGCTGACGCCGCTCCAGCCGCTGGTCGAGCAGCTGCTGGCGAAGGAACCCGAGCATCGCTTCCAGAGCGGGCGCGAGGTCGCGGCGGCGATCAGCGCGATCGAGCAGCGGGCGGCCAGCGGCGAGTGGCCCCAGTTGCCCGACATCCAGCCCCGCGAAGTCCGCCGGCAAGCACGCAGGCCGGAAACGCGGGTATCGCCGTCGTCGCCGGAAGGCGTCACCTTCGCGCTGCCGGGCGAATCGCCCGAGCGGCAGCGCTCCGAGCCGAGCATGGGCCGGTTCGACGACATCGTGGCGATGGCCAACGGGCCGGCGCGCGCATCCCGCACGGCCACCCCGCCGCCGCGTGCACCCTTTCGGCGCAACCTGGTCGGGCTGGCCGTGGCAGGACTGGTCCTGGCCGCCGCCGGCTTCGGCGCCTGGAACTACCAGGACCGGCTGCGCACGCTGCTGCCGAACACCGAGCTCAACGACACGCTGGCGCGCGCGCAGCACGCCCTGGAGGCGGGCCGCCTGAGCGGCAGCGCGGACAGCGCGCGCGAACTGTTCGAGGGTGCGCGTTCGAGCGAGCCGGACAACGACATCGCCCGCAACGGTCTGCGCAACGTCGGCAACCGCCTGCTCGAACGCGCCCGCGATGCGCTCGGGCGCGGCGACCTCGGCGTCGCGCGCGAGTCGATCTCGGCGGCCCGTGAACTGCTCGGCGGCGGCACCGCGGTCGAAGACCTGGATCGCCAGCTGGGCCGGCTCGAGTCGCGCGGCACCGAGATCGAGGTCCTGTTCGGCCAGGCACAGGCGGCGCTCGACGCCGGGCGCATCGTCGGGCCCGAAGGCGCCGTGGACCAGTATCGCCGCATCCTGGCCGCCGATGCCGACAACGCGCTGGCGAAGGCGGGGCTGCGCAAGGCGGCCGATGCACTGGCAGCCGCAGCGCGCAAGGCACTGGCCGAATCCGATGCCAGCGCGGCGGCCAGCCGCATCGGCGAGCTCGGCGAGGTACTGCCGGACTACCCGGGCCTGCCCGAGCTCCAGGGCCAGCTGACCCAGGCGCGCGAAGCGGCACAAGCCGAGATCGATCGGACGTTGGCCCAGGCCCAGGCGCAGTTGCGGGCCGGCCAGGTCGCCGGCGCCGGCGACAACGCGGTCACGCTGTTCCAGTCCGTGCTCGCGCGGCGGCCCACCGACGCTGCGGCCAGCGACGGCTTGCGCAAATCCGCCCAGACCCTGGTCATCCAGGCCGAGGCGGCCATCGAGGACAGCAATTCCGAACGCGCCGATCGCCTGCTGGCGGAGGCCGAGCGCATCGCGCCGGGCCTTCCCGCCACGGCCGGGGCGCGCAACCGCTTGCGCGAGCTGCGCGAACGCCTGGCGATCGACCGGGCACAGGCGCCGCTGACGGTCGCCGCCCAGGAACGCGTCCGCACCCTGGTCAGCGAAGCCGGCGAAGCCGCGGCTGCCGGGCGGCTGCTGGTCCCGCCCGGCGTCAGCGCCTATGACAAGTACCGCGCGGCACTGGCGATCGACCGCAACAATGCCGAGGCGCAACGCGGCCTGTCGGCGCTGTCGGTCCGAGCACGCGAGCTGTTCGCCCAGCACCTGCAGGCCGGCCAGCTGCTGGAGGCCCGCGACGAGTGGGAGGTATTGCGCCAGCTTGCCCCGGCCGATCCGGCCATCGCGCCGCTGCAGGGGCAGTTGGTCAACGCCTTCATCGACGAGGCGACCGCACGCATCACCGAAGGCCGGCGCACCGATGCGACGCGGGCGCTCGAATCGGTGCGCAAGCTGAACCCGGCCGACCCGCGCGTGGGCATGCTCGAAGAGCGGCTGCGCGCCGTGCCCGAAGGTGGCAGCTAG
- a CDS encoding NRDE family protein, with the protein MCLLLIAVQHVPASPLLLLGNRDEFRGRPSLPAAPWTDTPEVVGGRDLVAGGSWLAIEGGGRYAAVTNLRNGLPATAPRSRGLLVGDYVRGSVSPDAFLAQVRAQIETYGPFNLIVGDAEGAWLLAGGSAAIHRLEPGVHVVSNGRFGTQWPKTERLRRRFAEAVARADRSDDTLLALLADTWQPPDEQLPDTGVGLAMERRLAPVLVQGEHYGTRASTLAAVDAAGIPRLAEVLWPGTGEPSPATRWRYEGNWVRDLPR; encoded by the coding sequence ATGTGCCTGCTGCTGATCGCCGTCCAGCACGTTCCGGCCAGCCCGTTGCTGCTGCTCGGCAACCGGGACGAGTTCCGCGGCCGCCCATCCCTGCCTGCCGCGCCCTGGACGGACACGCCGGAGGTGGTCGGCGGGCGTGACCTGGTCGCCGGCGGCTCGTGGCTCGCCATCGAAGGTGGCGGCCGCTACGCCGCGGTCACCAACCTGCGCAACGGATTGCCGGCGACGGCACCGCGATCGCGCGGCCTGCTGGTCGGCGACTACGTCCGCGGCAGCGTGTCCCCGGATGCGTTCCTCGCCCAGGTGCGGGCGCAGATCGAAACCTACGGCCCGTTCAACCTCATCGTCGGCGACGCCGAGGGCGCCTGGCTGCTCGCCGGGGGCAGCGCGGCGATCCATCGGCTGGAGCCCGGCGTGCACGTGGTCAGCAACGGCCGGTTCGGCACGCAATGGCCCAAGACCGAACGCCTGCGCCGGCGCTTCGCCGAAGCCGTGGCGCGCGCCGATCGCAGCGACGACACCCTGCTGGCCCTGCTGGCCGATACCTGGCAGCCGCCGGACGAACAGTTGCCCGACACCGGCGTGGGCCTGGCGATGGAGCGGCGCCTGGCGCCGGTCTTAGTACAGGGCGAGCACTACGGGACCCGCGCCAGCACCTTGGCAGCGGTCGACGCTGCCGGGATCCCGCGACTGGCCGAGGTGCTCTGGCCGGGAACCGGAGAGCCCTCGCCCGCCACGCGCTGGCGCTACGAGGGCAACTGGGTTCGCGACCTGCCGCGCTGA